The following are encoded together in the Daucus carota subsp. sativus chromosome 5, DH1 v3.0, whole genome shotgun sequence genome:
- the LOC108220546 gene encoding uncharacterized protein LOC108220546 has translation MSEAKEAPMSQLGLQICSQIGSVFTQPTSTPPPLDTLVHELSNAAKRGAKVFVYGVGREGLMMKGLCMRLAHLGLSAHCIFDMTTPPISSADLLLVSAGPGFFSTVEALCKIAKDSGARVVYVTAQPEARAAVECGDVVVHVAAQTMANDGADSKKREVLPMGSLYEGALFVLFEMVVFKLGECLGQSPDVIRSRHTNLE, from the coding sequence ATGAGTGAAGCCAAGGAGGCACCAATGTCTCAACTAGGCCTACAGATTTGCAGCCAGATCGGCTCAGTCTTCACCCAACCCACctcaaccccacctccactagACACCCTGGTTCACGAGCTCAGTAACGCAGCTAAGCGTGGCGCAAAGGTCTTCGTATACGGAGTCGGCCGAGAAGGTCTGATGATGAAAGGCTTGTGCATGAGGCTAGCTCACCTCGGTCTCTCCGCTCACTGCATTTTCGATATGACGACCCCTCCTATTTCTTCCGCTGATCTCCTCCTCGTTTCTGCCGGACCGGGTTTTTTCTCCACCGTCGAAGCTCTATGCAAGATTGCTAAAGATAGTGGCGCTAGGGTTGTTTATGTGACGGCTCAGCCGGAGGCGAGGGCGGCGGTGGAGTGCGGAGATGTTGTTGTTCATGTGGCGGCGCAGACGATGGCGAATGACGGCGCTGATAGCAAGAAAAGGGAGGTGCTTCCGATGGGGAGTTTGTATGAAGGAGCtttgtttgtgttgtttgaGATGGTGGTTTTTAAGTTAGGAGAGTGTTTGGGTCAGAGTCCTGATGTTATACGATCTCGCCATACCAATTTGGAGTAG